The Drosophila gunungcola strain Sukarami chromosome 3L unlocalized genomic scaffold, Dgunungcola_SK_2 000003F, whole genome shotgun sequence genome contains a region encoding:
- the LOC128258749 gene encoding uncharacterized protein LOC128258749, whose protein sequence is MSGQLLKLSASGRQSSTTSCHTNRKILQLMKSWWYRRRFDGFEKKEIPARQQFPRIRRSRYPDAKENPFRRSPDCLPGRGEVLVPTRIQPPRNSMCLSLIRFFGSSAFDGGSGEPPEDREGKLIKFPVRSRSETLQKGKLDISKTEPLAFGTDTSSGKESSQSSRLPGLSEKSTIKELTPTQTPKALDQSGKDGEDDELESVLLKSITESINAFDESNEPRKSNDPLGIQSQPPARSQSGSKPPSKPPSGPKNPSKPPTIGKHHPLSVNNAGAGAKPPIKTASGAGSKPPGKPPTGSKPPSKPPTASTTPTGSKPPTGSKPPTGSEPPSKPPTGSRPPSKPPAGPKPPTGGAGGKSGKDAGGTRVITLMPGDGIGPEISMAVIKVLEAVKAPLIFEPVDVTPVTNAQGHTTVPDQVIESMNRTKVGLKGPLMTPVGTGFRSLNLTLRQLFNLYANIRPCKSLPGVETIYGDVDIVTIRENTEGEYSGIEHTLVNGVVQSIKLITRPASLRVAEYAFQYALDMKRKKVTAVAESQAMRMSDGLFLTCVREMAAKYKSKMDKAGIVYEESTMTTLCLNIVQDPRRYDLLVLPNLYGDIISDTCAGLIGGLGLTPSGNVGTNGAIFESVHGTAPDIAGKDLANPTALLLSTVMMLHYIGMHEHADNIEQAVLKTIKEDNIRTMDLGGKAKCSEYTNALINNLK, encoded by the exons ATGTCCGGCCAACTGTTGAAACTTTCTGCTTCGGGTCGGCAGTCAAGTACCACCAGCTGTCACACAAATCGCAAGATACTCCAGCTCATGAAATCCTGGTGGTATCGCAGGCGCTTCGATGGGTTCGAGAAAAAGGAGATCCCGGCACGTCAGCAATTTCCGAGGATCCGACGGAGTCGCTATCCGGACGCAAAGGAAAATCCGTTCCGTAGAAGTCCCGATTGTCTGCCAGGAAGGGGAGAGGTCCTCGTGCCCACACGCATTCAACCGCCGCGGAATTCAATGTGTTTATCGTTAATACGATTCTTTGGAAGCTCCGCTTTTGATGGGGGATCCGGTGAACCACCGGAAGATCGGGAGGGCAAGCTGATTAAGTTCCCTGTGAGATCTCGttcagaaacacttcaaaagggaAAGTTGGATATCTCGAAAACAGAACCGCTTGCCTTTGGCACAGATACTTCTTCCGGGAAGGAATCATCTCAGTCAAGTCGTTTACCGGGACTGTCAGAAAAGTCTACGATTAAGGAGTTAACTCCAACCCAAACACCAAAGGCTTTGGATCAATCGGGAAAAGACGGGGAAGACGATGAGCTCGAAAGTGTTTTACTCAAATCCATCACGGAGTCTATCAACGCATTTGATGAATCGAATGAACCTAGGAAATCGAATGATCCCCTAGGAATTCAATCCCAGCCACCGGCACGTAGCCAAAGTGGAAGTAAACCACCAAGCAAACCTCCTTCAGGACCTAAAAACCCTTCAAAGCCGCCGACAATTGGAAAGCATCATCCATTAAGCGTGAACAATGCCGGAGCGGGAGCTAAACCTCCTATAAAAACAGCATCTGGAG CGGGAAGTAAGCCACCTGGCAAACCTCCTACAGGAAGTAAACCTCCCAGTAAACCGCCTACTGCCAGTACAACGCCCACAGGAAGTAAACCGCCTACTGGAAGTAAACCTCCCACAGGAAGTGAGCCTCCCAGTAAACCTCCCACAGGAAGTAGGCCCCCCAGTAAACCGCCAGCAGGACCCAAGCCACCAACGGGCGGAGCTGGAGGCAAGTCTGGAAAGGATGCAGGTGGAACAAGAGTCATAACCCTAATGCCTGGCGATGGCATTGGGCCGGAGATCTCGATGGCGGTGATCAAGGTGCTGGAGGCCGTGAAGGCACCTCTAATCTTCGAGCCCGTGGACGTGACGCCGGTGACCAATGCCCAGGGCCACACCACAGTGCCCGACCAGGTGATCGAGAGCATGAACCGGACGAAGGTGGGTCTGAAGGGTCCCCTGATGACCCCGGTGGGCACTGGCTTCCGCTCGCTAAATCTCACCCTGCGCCAGCTGTTCAACCTGTACGCCAACATCCGACCTTGCAAATCGCTACCTGGTGTGGAGACCATTTACGGCGACGTGGACATAGTTACGATCCGGGAGAACACCGAGGGCGAGTACTCGGGCATCGAGCACACCCTGGTCAACGGGGTCGTCCAGAGCATCAAGCTGATCACGCGGCCGGCCTCGCTCCGGGTGGCCGAGTATGCTTTCCAGTATGCCCTGGACATGAAGCGGAAGAAGGTTACGGCCGTGGCCGAGTCCCAGGCCATGCGAATGTCCGACGGATTGTTCCTGACATGCGTCCGCGAAATGGCCGCCAAATACAAGAGCAAGATGGACAAGGCGGGCATTGTCTACGAGGAGTCGACGATGACCACCCTCTGCCTGAACATTGTCCAGGATCCCAGGCGATACGACTTGCTGGTGCTGCCCAATCTGTATGGCGATATCATCTCGGACACTTGTGCCGGATTGATTGGCGGACTGGGTCTGACGCCCTCGGGCAATGTGGGCACCAATGGCGCCATTTTCGAGTCGGTGCACGGAACTGCTCCGGATATAGCTGGAAAGGATCTGGCCAATCCCACGGCCCTGCTGCTGTCTACTGTGATGATGCTGCACTACATCGGAATGCACGAGCACGCGGACAACATAGAGCAGGCTGTGCTGAAGACCATCAAAGAGGACAACATCCGCACCATGGACTTGGGCGGCAAGGCCAAGTGCTCCGAGTACACCAATGCGCTGATCAACAACCTCAAGTGA